A single region of the Sorghum bicolor cultivar BTx623 chromosome 9, Sorghum_bicolor_NCBIv3, whole genome shotgun sequence genome encodes:
- the LOC8076988 gene encoding cation/H(+) antiporter 15, producing MLSRSPAFKEMVFPARGDAVLHTVATFGLMYAIFLIGVRMDPKLVVRSGKKGVIIGLSGFILPLAMTTAGLSGAAMVSEPDVTRRSTFLFALATSLSVTSFAVLSPILSELSLLNSDLGRTAMSASMTTDGIAWLIMVGYILAEAFLVSAVTSLWAFLSVAALGALILFAVRPVALKVIERTPPGKPVDENYVLFFLLIVLLVGFYSDIIGTNSFHGALMLGLAIPDGPPLGTALGEKIDAMVSGLILPLYYAMTGLSTDVWSLHWGRLQLVVLLGWFGKLVGVMVPSLCLEIPLRDAVSLSLFMSSKGIVEVITFTFFLTNKLIGKNSFSGLICSSVAITAVSVPVAGLLYDPARRYAVYKRRTLQHLKPDAELRILACLHDESHVPGTLALLEASHATPQTPIGLYLLQLVEIAGRSAPVFIPHNPRRNASRIGAPNAPSTDFDRIINAFFRHELRRPEGAVSVHPFTTISPYSSMHDEVCRLAVEKRTSLILLHYHKHHLLAGGVRASVGLRVVNRKVLEVAPCSVAVFVDRNAGNVGLSNFIPAPLQDYSGSSTGSSGLSMMSGPQFHAAVAALFFGGGDDREAMSYAARMARHPGVTVAIVRFLPARGIKDDPADRRVDNRAIEEVKALAARSRNMQVREELVGDMEKIVGVLRGLDKAGYDLVIVGMRHRWYPVMPANGLSDWSECPELGVIGDLLASSDFDTPYSVLIMKQQDQAGLNAAVPGAQDEWHGALPPGRQRTMSTAGSSMSKR from the exons ATGCTGTCACGCAGTCCGGCGTTCAAGGAGATGGTGTTCCCGGCGAGGGGCGACGCGGTGCTGCACACCGTCGCGACGTTCGGGCTCATGTACGCCATCTTCCTCATCGGCGTGCGGATGGACCCGAAGCTCGTCGTCCGCTCCGGCAAGAAGGGCGTGATCATCGGCCTTTCCGGCTTCATCCTCCCGCTGGCCATGACCACCGCGGGCTTATCCGGCGCCGCCATGGTCTCGGAGCCCGACGTGACGAGGCGTTCCACGTTCCTGTTCGCGCTGGCCACGTCGCTCTCGGTCACGTCCTTCGCGGTGCTGTCGCCGATCCTGTCGGAGCTCAGCCTCCTCAACTCCGACCTCGGCCGCACCGCCATGTCGGCCTCGATGACCACCGACGGCATCGCGTGGCTCATCATGGTGGGGTACATCCTCGCCGAGGCGTTCCTCGTGTCGGCGGTGACGTCGCTCTGGGCGTTCCTCTCGGTGGCCGCGCTCGGCGCGCTCATACTGTTCGCCGTGCGCCCGGTCGCGCTCAAGGTGATCGAGCGCACGCCGCCGGGCAAGCCCGTGGACGAGAACTACGTCTTGTTCTTCCTCCTCATCGTGCTCCTCGTCGGGTTCTACAGCGACATCATCGGCACCAACTCGTTCCACGGCGCGCTGATGCTGGGGCTGGCAATCCCCGATGGACCGCCGCTCGGCACCGCGCTGGGGGAGAAGATTGACGCCATGGTGTCCGGCCTGATTCTGCCTCTCTACTACGCCATGACCGGGCTCAGCACCGATGTGTGGTCCCTGCATTGGGGCAGGCTGCAGCTAGTCGTGCTCCTCGGATGGTTTGGCAAGCTGGTCGGCGTCATGGTGCCGTCGCTGTGCCTTGAGATCCCCCTCCGGGACGCCGTGTCCCTCAGCTTGTTCATGAGCTCCAAGGGCATCGTTGAGGTCATCACCTTCACCTTCTTCCTCACCAACAAG TTGATCGGCAAGAACTCCTTCAGCGGCCTGATATGCTCGTCGGTGGCGATCACGGCGGTGTCGGTGCCGGTGGCGGGATTGCTGTACGACCCGGCGCGGCGCTACGCCGTCTACAAGCGGCGCACCCTGCAACACCTCAAGCCGGACGCCGAGCTGCGCATCCTGgcgtgcctccacgacgagtcCCACGTCCCGGGGACGCTCGCGTTGCTCGAAGCGTCGCACGCCACGCCCCAGACGCCCATCGGCCTCTACCTCCTGCAGCTCGTCGAGATCGCCGGCCGCTCCGCGCCGGTGTTCATCCCGCACAACCCGCGCCGCAACGCGTCTCGGATCGGCGCGCCCAACGCGCCGTCCACCGACTTCGACCGCATCATCAACGCCTTCTTCCGGCACGAGCTCCGGCGACCGGAGGGCGCGGTCTCGGTGCACCCGTTCACCACCATCTCCCCGTATTCCTCCATGCACGACGAGGTGTGCCGCCTCGCCGTCGAGAAGCGCACGTCGCTGATCCTCCTCCACTACCATAAGCACCACTTGCTCGCCGGCGGCGTGCGCGCCTCAGTCGGGCTCCGCGTCGTCAACCGCAAGGTGCTGGAGGTCGCGCCGTGCTCGGTCGCGGTGTTCGTCGACCGCAACGCCGGGAACGTGGGGCTGTCCAATTTCATTCCGGCCCCGCTACAGGACTACTCAGGCTCTTCCACGGGCAGCAGTGGCCTCTCGATGATGAGCGGGCCACAGTTCCACGCCGCGGTGGCGGCGCTCTtcttcggcggcggcgacgaccgcGAGGCCATGTCCTACGCGGCGCGCATGGCGCGCCACCCGGGCGTGACGGTTGCGATCGTGCGGTTCCTGCCAGCCCGAGGCATCAAGGACGACCCGGCGGATCGGCGGGTGGACAACCGCGCCATCGAGGAGGTGAAGGCGCTCGCGGCGAGGAGCAGGAACATGCAAGTCCGGGAGGAGCTCGTCGGCGACATGGAGAAGATCGTCGGGGTGCTGAGGGGTCTCGACAAGGCCGGCTACGACCTAGTCATCGTTGGCATGAGGCACAGGTGGTACCCGGTGATGCCGGCGAACGGGCTGTCGGACTGGAGCGAGTGCCCCGAGCTTGGCGTCATCGGCGACCTCCTCGCGTCCTCCGACTTCGACACGCCCTACTCGGTGCTCATCATGAAGCAGCAGGACCAGGCTGGCCTGAACGCCGCTGTGCCGGGAGCCCAGGACGAGTGGCACGGTGCACTGCCGCCGGGTCGGCAGCGAACCATGTCGACGGCGGGATCTAGCATGTCCAAGCGATAG
- the LOC110430312 gene encoding PRA1 family protein B2-like has translation MASAPTPPPLLPVTNPAPGSSPATTGGSDAPIATPAFRLFLSRLSDSARRSLSDRRPWGELLDRSAFSKPDSVSDATSRLRRNLAYFRVNYAAVVAFALGASLLAHPFSLLILLGLLAAWCFLYLFRASDQPVVLFGRTFSDRETLLGLVGASFVLLFFTSVASLIISGLLVGGALVAAHGAFRVPEDLFLDEPNAATGNSAAQGLLSFLGAPGSGV, from the coding sequence ATGGCCTCCGCACCGACGCCGCCGCCCCTCCTCCCGGTGACCAACCCGGCCCCCGGATCGTCCCCGGCCACCACCGGAGGCTCCGATGCGCCGATCGCCACGCCGGCTTTCCGGCTCTTCCTGAGCCGGCTCTCCGACTCGGCGCGGCGCTCGCTGTCCGATCGCCGGCCGTGGGGGGAGCTCCTCGACCGCTCGGCGTTCTCGAAGCCGGACTCCGTCTCCGACGCCACCTCCCGCCTGCGCCGCAACCTCGCCTACTTCCGCGTCAACTACGCCGCCGTGGTAGCCTTCGCGCTGGGGGCCTCCCTCCTGGCGCACCCCTTCTCGCTCCTCATCCTCCTGGGCCTCCTCGCCGCCTGGTGCTTCCTCTACCTCTTCCGCGCCTCCGACCAGCCCGTCGTCCTCTTCGGCCGGACCTTCTCCGACCGCGAGACGCTGCTGGGGCTCGTCGGCGCCTCCTTCGTCCTGCTCTTCTTCACCTCCGTCGCGTCGCTCATCATCTCCGGCCTGCTCGTCGGCGGGGCCCTCGTCGCGGCGCACGGCGCGTTCCGGGTGCCCGAGGACCTCTTCCTCGACGAGCCCAACGCGGCCACCGGCAACAGCGCGGCCCAAGGGCTGCTGTCATTCCTTGGCGCACCCGGATCTGGGGTTTGA
- the LOC8076989 gene encoding exocyst complex component EXO70B1: MAEDGEEKLLATVQHIVQTLGSSDTMTEDILKVFSNYDGRLSLDKLYAARTAAAAAAASGGGGGGGGGGGGGGGIVGERSMPTSPPLPPPPVAAAAVSAAGPRPPITSMERTVRALDRQISQFVAMDRLIWADSADADAFLEAVDDLIGTVQELDAAGTNRVLLDRADELLSRCMARLEDEFRALIERPDDAAPVVPGGFGSDGSDDDDDDFGGGDGYGDEPIPIAKPVTDYDVVIDALSPGSIANVHQIARRMVDAGFGRECAEAYAAARRSFVDESVARLGVRSRTAEEVHASPWEELEFDIARWIPAFNMVFRILIPSERRLCDRVFDGLAPFGDLAFIAAVRTQALQLISFGDAISSSSRAPERLFRVVDMYEAVRDILPDLDPVFSDPYSAALRAEVSAMCNTLGSSIKGIFMELENLIRRDPARVAAQGGVIHPITRYVMNYLRAACGSRQTLEEVMEGDFGANGGAPVAVDPDRPTSSLAVHIAWIMDVLQKNLDTKSKIYRDPSLASIFLMNNGKYIIQKVNDSELGVLLGDEWIKQMTTRVRRWSMDYQRTTWGKVTSVLQTGSPGIGGLPAKAMLQKLRMFNTYFEEIYEAQSKWMIADDQLRVDIRAAVEETVMPVYASLIAKLKSSPETGRDLYIKYTPEDVVAHIQHLFEGAAK; encoded by the coding sequence ATGGCGGAGGATGGCGAGGAGAAGCTGCTCGCGACGGTGCAGCACATCGTGCAGACGCTGGGGAGCAGCGACACcatgacggaggacatcctcaaGGTCTTCTCCAACTACGACGGCCGCCTCTCGCTCGACAAGCTCTACGCCGCGCgcaccgccgcggcggcggccgctgcgtccggtggtggcggcggcggcggcggaggaggaggaggagggggaggaatTGTAGGGGAGCGCTCGATGCCGACGTCGCCGCCGCTGCCCCCGCCgcccgtggcggcggcggcggtgtcgGCCGCGGGGCCGAGGCCGCCGATCACGTCCATGGAGCGGACCGTGCGCGCGCTCGACCGCCAGATCTCGCAGTTCGTGGCCATGGACCGGCTGATTTGGGCGGACTCCGCCGACGCGGACGCGTTCCTGGAGGCGGTCGACGATCTCATCGGCACCGTGCAGGAGCTGGACGCCGCGGGGACCAACCGCGTCCTGCTCGACCGCGCCGACGAGCTGCTCAGCCGGTGCATGGCGCGGCTGGAGGACGAGTTCAGGGCGCTCATAGAGCGCCCCGACGACGCCGCCCCCGTGGTGCCTGGCGGGTTCGGATCGGACgggagcgacgacgacgacgacgacttcgGAGGCGGGGACGGCTACGGCGACGAGCCTATCCCGATCGCCAAGCCGGTGACGGACTATGACGTCGTGATCGATGCTCTCTCCCCGGGGTCCATCGCCAACGTGCACCAGATCGCCAGGAGGATGGTGGACGCCGGCTTTGGCCGCGAGTGCGCTGAGGCCTACGCCGCGGCGCGCCGCAGCTTTGTCGACGAGAGCGTTGCGCGCCTTGGCGTCCGCTCCCGCACCGCCGAGGAGGTTCATGCCTCACCCTGGGAGGAGCTTGAGTTCGACATCGCCCGCTGGATCCCGGCCTTCAACATGGTGTTCCGCATCCTGATTCCCAGTGAGCGCCGCCTATGCGACCGTGTTTTCGACGGCCTCGCCCCCTTCGGCGATCTTGCCTTCATTGCCGCCGTGCGTACCCAGGCTCTGCAGCTCATATCGTTCGGTGACGCTATCTCTTCCTCAAGCCGCGCGCCGGAGCGCCTCTTCCGCGTCGTTGACATGTACGAGGCTGTGCGTGACATTCTCCCCGACCTTGATCCTGTGTTCTCTGACCCATACTCTGCTGCACTCCGTGCGGAGGTCTCCGCGATGTGCAACACACTGGGGTCCTCTATCAAAGGTATATTTATGGAGTTGGAAAATCTCATCCGCCGTGACCCTGCCCGAGTTGCTGCCCAAGGTGGCGTCATACATCCTATCACTCGGTATGTTATGAACTATCTCCGTGCTGCGTGTGGGTCGAGGCAGACAttggaagaggtgatggaaggTGACTTTGGTGCTAATGGAGGTGCGCCTGTGGCTGTTGACCCTGACCGCCCCACATCATCCCTTGCTGTGCACATCGCATGGATCATGGATGTTCTTCAAAAGAATTTGGATACGAAGTCTAAGATATACCGTGATCCGTCTCTTGCTTCTATCTTCTTGATGAATAATGGCAAGTACATCATACAGAAGGTGAATGACAGTGAGCTGGGTGTTTTACTTGGTGATGAGTGGATCAAGCAGATGACAACTAGAGTTCGCCGCTGGAGCATGGATTATCAGCGGACAACATGGGGCAAGGTTACATCTGTGCTGCAGACTGGTAGTCCAGGCATTGGTGGACTCCCAGCCAAGGCAATGCTGCAGAAACTGCGTATGTTTAATACATACTTCGAGGAGATCTATGAAGCACAGTCAAAATGGATGATAGCAGATGACCAGCTAAGGGTGGACATTAGGGCAGCCGTGGAGGAGACAGTGATGCCAGTTTATGCCTCGTTAATTGCCAAGTTGAAGTCTTCTCCTGAAACCGGGCGTGATTTGTACATCAAATACACTCCAGAGGATGTTGTAGCCCATATCCAGCACTTGTTTGAAGGAGCAGCAAAGTGA
- the LOC8061805 gene encoding dehydration-responsive element-binding protein 2D, whose amino-acid sequence MGVGLKRQEMWRAAAAAAAAAPAPTASAAGRQQAVASNSATAKPLAERFRPAQRGMGGPDNACHNFRGVRQRRWGKWVAEIREPNRGKRHWLGTFDNPFDAAVAYDRAAVSIHGAHYAHLNFPADHAAAAPAQCHPSSCSAAATTADVFQEHEAKPRVAAALGGGAVTVSQQQPQQQGTPWISPDAPFGDDSHDIAMYLDFDAVSDMVPFYPGIKREDCQHQVFDANAVHSPVWALGD is encoded by the exons ATGGGAGTGGGACTGAAGAGGCAGGAAAtgtggcgggcggcggcggcggcggcggcggcggctccggcTCCGACGGCGAG CGCAGCAGGAAGGCAGCAAGCCGTCGCCAGCAACAGTGCCACCGCCAAGCCGTTGGCCGAAAGGTTTCGGCCGGCACAGCGAGGGATGGGTGGCCCAGACAACGCGTGCCACAACTTCCGCGGTGTCCGGCAGCGCCGGTGGGGCAAGTGGGTGGCCGAGATCCGCGAGCCCAACCGCGGCAAGCGCCACTGGCTGGGCACCTTCGACAACCCCTTCGACGCGGCCGTCGCCTACGACCGGGCGGCCGTGTCCATCCACGGCGCCCACTACGCGCACCTCAACTTCCCCGCGGACcacgccgccgcggcgccggcCCAATGCCATCCATCGTCCTGCtctgccgccgccaccaccgccgaCGTGTTCCAGGAGCACGAGGCAAAGCCAAGGGTTGCCGCTGCGCTGGGCGGCGGCGCAGTGACCGTCAGccagcagcagccgcagcagcaggGCACTCCATGGATTTCGCCTGATGCTCCGTTCGGCGACGACTCTCATGACATTGCCATGTACCTCGATTTCGATGCGGTATCCGACATGGTGCCCTTCTATCCTGGCATCAAGAGAGAGGATTGCCAGCATCAGGTATTCGACGCCAACGCCGTTCACTCGCCGGTGTGGGCGCTGGGTGACTGA